The Orrella daihaiensis genome contains the following window.
CATTGCTGGATTTGGATGAGGCTGTGCGAGCGCGTCAAGCTCGATGGGATAAGCCTATTTTGTTGCTCGAAGGCCCATTTCAGATGAGCGACCTTGGCCTTGTCGCTCACCACCAACTCACGCCTGTAATTCACAACCTTGAACAGTTGGCCATGTTGCGTGCTTTTGACGGCTCGCTGCCGGCTATTTACCTCAAGCTGGATACCGGCATGACCCGCCTTGGTTTTTTGCCGGTCAATTTGCAGCAAGCGTTTGATCAGATTGACGCACTCGTTCGTGACGGCAAGCTTGGCAAGGTCACCTACATGACGCACTTCGCTTGTGCCGATCGCCTCGATGGGCTCGATGATCCGTTGCAACGATTTGTGCAGATGGTGACCAATCGGCCTGGTGCCTGGTGTCTAAGCAACTCAGCTGCGTGCCTCTTGCATGCAGATAAAGTGGCTGGTCTAGCCGCTGGTCATGGACGAAGTCTATGGTCAAGGCCGGGTATTTGTTTGTATGGCGCGAGCCCATTCAGTGATCGTGCCGCCAGTGATCTGGGTTTTAAGCCTGCGATGACGCTACGGTCTGAGCTCATCAGCGTTAAAGATGTTCAGGCCGGTGAAGGTATTGGCTACGGGCGCATGTTCGTGGCAGATCGGCCCATGCGGGTGGGGGTGGTGGCCTGCGGGTATGCCGATGGTTATCCGCGTCATGCGCCCACGGGCACACCAGTGGCCGTTGGTGGTCAGATCACTCGTATTTTGGGTCGCGTTTCCATGGACATGATGACAGTGGATTTGTCGGGCTTGAGTTCGGCTGGCGTTGGCACACCCGTTGTCTTGTGGGGCGAGGGTGGACCCTCGGTCGATGAGGTTGCAAAGGCTGCTGCCACGATTGGCTATGAGCTACTAAGTGGCGTGACTGCGCGGGTGCCGCGGGTGGTGTTGTAAGTCAGCCTGATCGGGTTGGATCGACGTCCTAGGGTATTATCGGAAGATTATTCAAAGTCAGTTCGGGAACTGGTTGGTCTTTTCTCGATCGGCCCTAAAGTTCTTACCCATGTCCAAATCAAAAACCAAGTTTGTCTGCCAGTCCTGCGGCACGGAGAGTCCTAAGTGGCTTGGCCAGTGCCCGGGCTGCCAGTCATGGAACACCTTTGAAGAAACCCGTGAGGAAACAGCAGCTGCTGCTGCCCATCGCTATGCTGCGGTCGCGGGTACGGCGCAACTGCAACGCTTGGCTGACGTCGAAGCCCGTGAATTGCCCAGACTGCCCACGGGCATTGCTGAGTTTGATCGCGTGCTAGGTGGGGGCTTGGTCAATGGTGGGGTGGTGCTCATTGGTGGTGATCCCGGTATTGGAAAGTCAACGCTTCTGTTGCAGGCGCTTGCCGCGATGTCAAGAAGTGCCCGCGTACTGTATGTCACCGGTGAGGAGTCAGCCGAACAAGTTGCCTTACGGGCAAGGCGGCTCAACCTCTCGAGTCCCGAGGTGGATTTGTTGGCAGAAATTCGTCTTGAAGTGATTGAAGAGGCGCTAAAGCGTGAACCAGCACCCGCGGTCGCCGTCATTGATTCGATCCAGACCATCTACACCAGCGCACTGTCTTCAGCACCAGGGTCTGTGTCACAGGTTAGAGAGTGTGCGGCGCAGCTAACCCGCATGGCCAAGCAGTCGGGTGTGCCGATCGTCATGATTGGACACGTCACCAAAGACGGTGCTTTGGCAGGTCCCCGCGTACTTGAACACATTGTTGACACGGTGTTGTATTTCGAGGGTGATACACACTCTTCCTTCAGATTGGTGCGCGCTTTTAAAAACCGATTTGGTGCGGTCAATGAGTTGGGTGTATTTGCCATGACCGACAAAGGTTTAAAAGGCGTTTCGAACCCATCAGCGTTGTTCTTGTCACAACACGCCGAGCAAGTCGCTGGTTCTTGCGTCATGGCCACGCAAGAGGGTTCGCGCCCTTTGCTAGTTGAAGTGCAGGCACTCGTCGATGCTGCCAACATGCCCAACCCCCGACGATTGGCCTTGGGTCTTGAGGGGCATCGATTAGCGATGTTGTTGGCTGTGTTACACCGACATGGTGGCGTGAGCACCTCCGATCAGGACGTGTTTGTCAATGCCGTGGGTGGCGTGAAGATCACAGAACCTGCTGCGGACTTGCCGGTGTTGTTGGCGATTTTGTCGTCATTGCGCGATAAGCCTTTGCCAGTAGGTTTGGTCTCGTTCGGCGAAGTGGGCTTAGCCGGCGAGGTCCGGCCTGCGCCGCGCGGGCAGGAGCGGCTAAAAGAAGCTGCCAAGCTGGGGTTCTCGGTGGCGATTATTCCGGCGGCTAACAAGCCAAAGCAAGCCATTGAGGGTCTGAGAGTTATTGCGGTCAACCGTCTGTCGCAGGCGATCGATGCGGTCAGGCAGGTCTAAGGAATAGATTGAAAGGTAGAGGCGAATGTGGCGATTTGCGTTAAAGCAGACATGGCGCGATTTCAGGGCAGGTGATCTGCGCTTGTTGGGCTTGGCTGTGGTCGTGGCGGTTGCTGCCATCAGCAGTGTCGGTTTTTTGTCCGACAGAGTTGGTAGGGCACTAGAGCGCGATGCGGGCCAGATGCTTGGCGCTGATCTAGTCGTCGAGTTACAGGGCGAGGCTGCGCAGGGGTGGATCGATCAAGCCAAATCCTTGGGTTTATCGGCCATCCGCACCTGGAACTTCCCCTCGATGGTGGGTAGCTCGGCAGGCGAATTGCAACTAGCTTCAGTGAAAGCTGTCGAACAAGGCTACCCCTTGCGTGGGCAATTACGGACGAGCTTGGGTATTGCCGAGCCCGATGAGCCCACGGCTACTGCGCCCGAGGTAGGCAAGGTCTGGGTCGATGGCCAGCTCCTGGCTTTGTTAGGTCTGCAAGTAGGCGATACGTTGTCGATAGGCAATCAGTCCTTGGCGATTGATAGGGTCATTACGTATGAGCCCGATCGAGGGGTGCAGTTCGTCAATGTTGCGC
Protein-coding sequences here:
- the alr gene encoding alanine racemase; amino-acid sequence: MPRPIQAIVHTAALAHNLDLVRGVLQGTKPSSNVWAVIKANAYGHGIEAAVSGFQESDGLALLDLDEAVRARQARWDKPILLLEGPFQMSDLGLVAHHQLTPVIHNLEQLAMLRAFDGSLPAIYLKLDTGMTRLGFLPVNLQQAFDQIDALVRDGKLGKVTYMTHFACADRLDGLDDPLQRFVQMVTNRPGAWCLSNSAACLLHADKVAGLAAGHGRSLWSRPGICLYGASPFSDRAASDLGFKPAMTLRSELISVKDVQAGEGIGYGRMFVADRPMRVGVVACGYADGYPRHAPTGTPVAVGGQITRILGRVSMDMMTVDLSGLSSAGVGTPVVLWGEGGPSVDEVAKAAATIGYELLSGVTARVPRVVL
- the radA gene encoding DNA repair protein RadA — its product is MSKSKTKFVCQSCGTESPKWLGQCPGCQSWNTFEETREETAAAAAHRYAAVAGTAQLQRLADVEARELPRLPTGIAEFDRVLGGGLVNGGVVLIGGDPGIGKSTLLLQALAAMSRSARVLYVTGEESAEQVALRARRLNLSSPEVDLLAEIRLEVIEEALKREPAPAVAVIDSIQTIYTSALSSAPGSVSQVRECAAQLTRMAKQSGVPIVMIGHVTKDGALAGPRVLEHIVDTVLYFEGDTHSSFRLVRAFKNRFGAVNELGVFAMTDKGLKGVSNPSALFLSQHAEQVAGSCVMATQEGSRPLLVEVQALVDAANMPNPRRLALGLEGHRLAMLLAVLHRHGGVSTSDQDVFVNAVGGVKITEPAADLPVLLAILSSLRDKPLPVGLVSFGEVGLAGEVRPAPRGQERLKEAAKLGFSVAIIPAANKPKQAIEGLRVIAVNRLSQAIDAVRQV